The following is a genomic window from Candidatus Thermoplasmatota archaeon.
GCATTTTCTTCATCTAAGGATGCCCAAGGTCGATTTATAATATTAAAGAAGTATTTTCCTACTATTCATAGAGTACGTATGTTCGGCAGATCCATCTTTTACTTAGAAGGAAAAGAACAGATAGCGACTCAGGAATTTTTATGGCATATAAACAAGAAAATAATCAGTTATCAGGAATTAAAACAGGTAACTAAGGTTTTTGGTATTGATCTAAGTAAACAGGATAAAGAGGCGTTCCTTCTCAGAAAAAGAGGAAACAGAAGATTTGGAAATCAAAAGGTCCAAAAACAGGATTCTCTCCGAGAAAAAGGTGATTCTTTCTCATTTTTTTACCTTCGGAAGTACTGTAAGTATCTCTATTTTTTCGATGAAAATACTCGTAAGATTGCCCTAGACGGTATCTTTTTTTATTTTATATCTTCAATTCCATCGCTGAAATCAGCAGATCGGTTCGAAAACTCATCAAACGCAAGCTGCATATCAACGATCATATCGCGCAGCAGCCGATCGATTCGGTCATTTTCGAACTCCTTCATCCCATCGATATCAGAGAACAACTTCCCCAGGTAGTTTGTCTCATTTTTATGGATCTCAATATTGTATAGTACTTCCTCCATTCTAAATCCCTCAAATTCATAATAAACAGAAGAAATATAATAATCTTTTGGTTAAAATTAAAAAAAAATGATGGACGTCTACAGCATCCGTTCAATAAGAGTGTTGATGTCCTTACCACGGTAGCCGAGCGCTCCACCCATGGTTACCGGTCGTTTAATCCCTTCATATCCTTTTCGAGGGGGGTTTAACCGGAACAATGGTTTCACCTCAGGAATATCTTTATACGAGATTTTTCCCTCGACAAGTGCCTCTGACAGCTGTTCAATACTTTGATACGAGGTTGCTTCCTTGAGGTACTCATCGGTAATCGGTTTATCACCAATCAGCATGCCACGACTTTTGACCAGTTTTTCTAAGGTTTCTTTGGTGATTTCTCCCCAGGTGGTATAATCTTTTACCACTTGGAGCATACCTTTGTTCACCTCGTTTTCCTCGAGGAGCACACAGTGATTTGCCCGAGTTAACCGTAGTAGTTGTAGGGTTTTATGTATATCTGGTTTGATATGGATTGTCCCACGGATTCGAACAACAGCAAACACCATACGTTTTTATCCCTCCGTTTGAGTAGCCACTGGTTGCGATACATCCTGAGATGATGATGGTTGGATGCTTCCAGCGGTAATGTTAATCTTTGCAATCTCCTCAGGGGTAACCCGCGTCTCAGTGTTCACCCGAAGAGAGTTGTACACGGCTTTCGCATAATTGACGACAGTTTTTGTTTGTCCTTTGGTAAACCCCCAGCAGTCTTGAATACCAGCGAGGCGCAGTATCTTTTTTGCAACATCGCCAACCGCAAGGCCAATACCTCGAGGAGCAGGTTTAAACGTCACTTCAACTGACCCACTTTTTCCAGTTATTGAAAAAGGAACAGTATGTGGGGTTTTACATCCACATTCCCAGGATCCGCATCCCCGTCGAACTTCGATGATATTCAGTTTTGCGTTATCAATAGCTTTTTTAATACTTGTTCCAACCTCACGACCTTTTGCCTGACCAAGACCAACATACCCATTTTTATTACCCACTGCAACAGTGATGACAAATTTTACACGACGTCCTGAATCAGTCATCCGCTGTACCATTTTTACGTCTATGACCTCATCTTCGATATCAGGAAGTAACAGATCAATGAGTTCAGGTTCTCGAATTGGAAGACCGGTTTTTAATGCATCACTCATGGTTGTAATCTGACCAGATTTTACCAGTTGCCCAAGTCGTGTTTTCGGCATCCATTCAATTAACGGAACATCCTCTGATAACGGATCAGCACTTCCTCTACTCCTTCTACCCTTCCCTTGCGGCGGCATCATTCCTTACCTCCTTGAAGTATTTTAGTTTTTACTGCTTCAACAGCAGCTGCAATATCAGCATTCAAATGTTTCCCAAGGATTCTCTCTTCAGAGGGCAACATTTCAGGGTCATGTGGGCAGACAATTCCTGCATCAACAACACCTTTTAATGCGGCAAAGAGGGTGTTTCCCTTCGTTGGTTTATTTCGTCCGATATCTAAAATTCCTTCGGTAATTCCATGTTGTTTTGCGCGCACTCCTGCAAGCAGACCGGTAAGATATGCAGCAGGTGTCGCAGCTGATGAATATTTCCATGCATATTTTGTCGTGAGTTCTTTTGAAAACGCAGAGGCAAGAACCTTGTCTCCACTCTGATCAAATGCAATGACTTGTACTCTGATATACTGTAGCGATCTTCGGGCAACAATCCGTGGTTTTTTTGATTTCAGTAGCTTTAATCGTTTTCGGTAGTCAGTTCGTCCCTGACGATGTCGTCGTGGTTTGACATGATATCGTGGACCTGCCTTCATTGTTTTTCCTCCTTAAGAATACCATCTGCAATCAGCCGTGTTTTCAGGTATTGTTTGTTCCGGAATTCTCCACCTTTTGCTTTTTGATAATAGAGTCGATACACATGAGGTGTAATGGTTTTCGTATCACGGAGCTCGCGGAGATAGGTTCGTAACGGTCGAATCGTTCGAATCCATCGTTCTTTACGAGGCAATCGTGCATATTTTTTTCCTTTTCGAGATCCAATCCCTCGTCGCCGTCCTTTCTCCCGTTGCTTTTTTAAATAGTTTTTTCGACCACGAGATATCCCTTTGATTGGTTGTGCTTTGATAGCACCACCGTTAATGAGAATTGAAACATCATGTCTAGTTACTGCTTTTGCTATTTCGTCAAGCCGGTCAGGATCCATCCACACCCGGTTTTGACCACATTTTAAGATATCTGCTGCCATACGTCGTTGATTTCGAAGATCAGTCATACTCTTACACCTTCATATTTAATACACGAATGTTACGTTCTTGAGCTTTTTTTGCAATTTCCTGACGTTTTTTCGTTCCAACGGTCGCACCGATTCGTGCTGCCTGGGTTTTCGGATCGAGTTTGTCAAGTTCAGCTGGAGTATGGATAATCACTTCTGAAAAACCTGAGGGATGCAATCCTCGGACATCATGAGGTCCTTTAAATCCAATACGGACTTTACTTGGTCGGTATTTGAAGTTTCTTCGCATCTTTGAGGTATACCCGTCAGGAGCACGCCAGTTCCGGGGAATCCGTTTATAGCGGAACCATTCTTCTCGTAAAAACTCAGGAGTTCGTTTTTTCAGTTGTTTCCGAATACGAAGCTGTCGTTTGAGATCATCGGTTACTACTGGTTTAATTTTTGGTTTGTAGCGCTGTTCTGTTTCATCAACAATTTCAACTTCATCTTGTACCGAAGATTTTTTATCTGAATCTTCGGTTTTTTCTTTTTCTTCTACCGCTTTTTTTGTTTCGGTCGGTTTTGTTTTCTCTTCGGTATCTTTTTTTTCCGGTTTCTTTTCTTTTTTGTGTTCAGGTTTTTGGTGTAATTGTTCAATAATGTCTGATGCGTTTTTCTTTGAAATACCTTTAATTTTTGTCAGATCTTCAACGCTTGCACGTCGGAGTTTTTCCATTGAATCATACCCGTGGCTATAGAGTAGTTCAGCTTTTGCTTCTCCAACTCCTTTTAACGAAGTAAATTCTTTAATAACGTCTTTTTTCGTCATGTGTTTACCCTCGCGTACTAGTTAGATAAATGCCGTCTTGGAACACACGGACATCTCGATTTTTTACCTTGGTCGCTCGTTCGATATTTGCAGCTGTTTGTCCAACTTTTTCCCGGTCAATACCAGAAACAATGACGATATCTCCTTTGACTTCAACTTTGACGTTGTCGCAAATCTCAGCATATCGTGGTGCGCGTTCGCCAAGGAAGTTTTGAATCACTACTCTGTTTTTATCGACACTTGTTTTGATTGGGAAATGTGAATATACGGTTTTCATCGTGTAAGTATATCCTTCGGTTACGCCTTTGATCATATTTCGAACATGTGCTCGATACGTACCGACTAATGCTTTTTCTTTCCGATGGATCGTACCGCGGCAGATGATTTCAATACAACCGTCGTGCAGCTGAATTTCAAGTTTGGGGTGATTCATGGTACGAGTCAGCTCACCATGAGGTCCTTTGATCGTCATGACACCTTGTGCATAGGTCGCTGTTACGTGTTCTGGGATTTTGATAGTTTCCTTCAGTTCGGTTTTTTCAGACATATCATGTCACCTTTCTTTCACTACACGTCGATACTTAGTAAATAAACGCGAGTAATTTTCCTCCGATGCCTTTCTGTCGAGCTTCATAATGCGACAAGATTCCTTCAGTGGTTGTCATAATGAGGAGTCCGAAATCACGCGCTGGGAGATACCGTGATTCCCATTTTTCCATCTCTTCTCGTTTAATGGGATACCGTGGTTTTATGACACCGCAATTGTTGATATTTCCTTTCAGTTTGACCTGAAATGCTCCAGCTTTTCCATCATCAACGTATTCGTAATTTTCTAAGTATCCTTTTTCTTTTAAAACAGTAAGAACGCCACCAATCAGTTTTGATGAGGGACGAATCGTACAGGTACTCATCCCACGCATCTGAGCATTTTTGATGGTTGATAATGCATCTGCAAGTGGATCATTTAACATTTATTTTCACACGCCCCTTT
Proteins encoded in this region:
- a CDS encoding 50S ribosomal protein L32e — encoded protein: MTKKDVIKEFTSLKGVGEAKAELLYSHGYDSMEKLRRASVEDLTKIKGISKKNASDIIEQLHQKPEHKKEKKPEKKDTEEKTKPTETKKAVEEKEKTEDSDKKSSVQDEVEIVDETEQRYKPKIKPVVTDDLKRQLRIRKQLKKRTPEFLREEWFRYKRIPRNWRAPDGYTSKMRRNFKYRPSKVRIGFKGPHDVRGLHPSGFSEVIIHTPAELDKLDPKTQAARIGATVGTKKRQEIAKKAQERNIRVLNMKV
- a CDS encoding 50S ribosomal protein L30; the encoded protein is MVFAVVRIRGTIHIKPDIHKTLQLLRLTRANHCVLLEENEVNKGMLQVVKDYTTWGEITKETLEKLVKSRGMLIGDKPITDEYLKEATSYQSIEQLSEALVEGKISYKDIPEVKPLFRLNPPRKGYEGIKRPVTMGGALGYRGKDINTLIERML
- a CDS encoding 50S ribosomal protein L18 yields the protein MKAGPRYHVKPRRHRQGRTDYRKRLKLLKSKKPRIVARRSLQYIRVQVIAFDQSGDKVLASAFSKELTTKYAWKYSSAATPAAYLTGLLAGVRAKQHGITEGILDIGRNKPTKGNTLFAALKGVVDAGIVCPHDPEMLPSEERILGKHLNADIAAAVEAVKTKILQGGKE
- a CDS encoding 30S ribosomal protein S8 — encoded protein: MLNDPLADALSTIKNAQMRGMSTCTIRPSSKLIGGVLTVLKEKGYLENYEYVDDGKAGAFQVKLKGNINNCGVIKPRYPIKREEMEKWESRYLPARDFGLLIMTTTEGILSHYEARQKGIGGKLLAFIY
- a CDS encoding 50S ribosomal protein L6, translating into MSEKTELKETIKIPEHVTATYAQGVMTIKGPHGELTRTMNHPKLEIQLHDGCIEIICRGTIHRKEKALVGTYRAHVRNMIKGVTEGYTYTMKTVYSHFPIKTSVDKNRVVIQNFLGERAPRYAEICDNVKVEVKGDIVIVSGIDREKVGQTAANIERATKVKNRDVRVFQDGIYLTSTRG
- a CDS encoding 30S ribosomal protein S5 encodes the protein MPKTRLGQLVKSGQITTMSDALKTGLPIREPELIDLLLPDIEDEVIDVKMVQRMTDSGRRVKFVITVAVGNKNGYVGLGQAKGREVGTSIKKAIDNAKLNIIEVRRGCGSWECGCKTPHTVPFSITGKSGSVEVTFKPAPRGIGLAVGDVAKKILRLAGIQDCWGFTKGQTKTVVNYAKAVYNSLRVNTETRVTPEEIAKINITAGSIQPSSSQDVSQPVATQTEG
- a CDS encoding 50S ribosomal protein L19e, whose amino-acid sequence is MTDLRNQRRMAADILKCGQNRVWMDPDRLDEIAKAVTRHDVSILINGGAIKAQPIKGISRGRKNYLKKQREKGRRRGIGSRKGKKYARLPRKERWIRTIRPLRTYLRELRDTKTITPHVYRLYYQKAKGGEFRNKQYLKTRLIADGILKEEKQ